One Sporomusaceae bacterium ACPt DNA window includes the following coding sequences:
- the hhaIM gene encoding Modification methylase HhaI, which produces MGMRAAVAVFQENNRTSHSPIALGGQPRMTMLEFFAGSGLVAQGLGNLFKVVWANDICPKKAAVYRANHDSSIFHLGDICEINGDTLPKANLAWASFPCQDLSLAGLVGGIEAKRSGMVWQWLRIMDEMSVKPKVLVAENVVGLISTAEGKNYQLLHQALHERGYRVGAIVLNAMRFVPQSRPRVFIVAVDKDMDIPFHLTDDQPNWLHPAALKKVAYGLPGWVWWHMPIPSHRYISLADIIEWDAPVDSEHTTQKNLDMMPERHRAILEKAPQNQTIVATGYKRTRHGKQVLEVRFDGIAGCLRTPEGGSSRQLVIIKRSGQISTRLLTVREAARLMGVPDSFVIPGGYNEGYKAMGDAVAVPVAEYLGQHLLFPLVEAAYAR; this is translated from the coding sequence ATGGGAATGCGAGCTGCGGTCGCGGTTTTTCAAGAAAACAATAGAACTTCTCATAGCCCAATTGCGCTCGGCGGACAGCCCCGCATGACAATGCTTGAATTTTTTGCAGGGAGCGGTCTGGTTGCGCAAGGTTTAGGCAACTTATTTAAGGTAGTTTGGGCAAACGATATTTGTCCGAAGAAAGCGGCTGTTTATAGAGCCAATCATGACAGTTCGATTTTTCATCTTGGCGATATATGCGAGATAAACGGCGACACACTGCCAAAAGCGAACTTGGCATGGGCGAGTTTTCCCTGTCAAGACTTGTCGCTGGCGGGACTTGTTGGCGGCATTGAAGCGAAAAGAAGCGGCATGGTATGGCAGTGGCTGCGTATAATGGATGAAATGTCGGTGAAGCCGAAAGTTCTTGTAGCCGAAAATGTTGTTGGTCTAATTTCTACGGCTGAAGGGAAAAATTATCAGCTGCTTCATCAAGCTTTGCATGAGCGTGGGTATCGGGTTGGCGCTATTGTCCTGAACGCCATGCGCTTTGTGCCGCAGTCCCGGCCCAGGGTTTTTATCGTCGCAGTAGACAAAGATATGGATATACCTTTTCATTTAACCGATGATCAACCTAATTGGCTTCATCCCGCCGCCTTGAAAAAAGTTGCATATGGCTTACCGGGATGGGTATGGTGGCATATGCCTATACCCTCACACCGCTATATTTCACTAGCTGACATCATCGAATGGGACGCTCCAGTTGATTCGGAACATACGACGCAAAAAAATCTGGATATGATGCCGGAAAGGCATCGGGCCATTTTAGAAAAGGCCCCTCAAAATCAAACTATCGTAGCTACGGGCTATAAACGAACCCGGCACGGAAAACAAGTGCTGGAAGTGCGCTTCGATGGGATTGCCGGCTGCCTAAGAACGCCGGAAGGCGGAAGCAGCCGCCAGTTGGTAATTATCAAAAGGAGCGGGCAAATCAGCACGCGGCTGCTTACGGTAAGAGAAGCGGCGCGTTTGATGGGCGTTCCCGATTCATTTGTCATACCCGGCGGGTACAACGAGGGATATAAAGCGATGGGCGATGCTGTTGCTGTCCCCGTCGCGGAATATTTAGGGCAACATCTTTTATTTCCGTTAGTGGAGGCGGCCTATGCGCGATGA
- the glxK gene encoding Glycerate 3-kinase, producing MIFVVAPDSFKGSLSAVAVANAMEQGILSIFPEAQVRKVPIADGGEGTVEALVTATGGQMISERVLGPLGTPVQAFWGILGDGETAVIEMAAASGLTLVPPDQRNPRHTTTYGTGQLMKAALNQGIRKLVIGIGGSATNDGGVGMAQALGIKFLDAAGKELPFGGSALSNLSTIDMTDADPRLAEATILVACDVDNPLCGEKGASAVYGPQKGATREMITELDAALNHYARIACEITGKDIANHPGAGAAGGLGAGLLFFTNAQLKPGVEIVLNATNFADIVKQADLLITGEGCTDFQTAFGKAPVGVAKIAKQANVPTVCLSGGLGNGYQSVTQHGIDALMSIVPRPMTLNECIESAADLIREATSRLCRLIAVGRSLSPNK from the coding sequence ATGATTTTCGTAGTTGCTCCAGATTCATTTAAAGGCAGTCTGTCGGCTGTTGCGGTAGCCAATGCCATGGAACAAGGTATTCTCTCAATTTTTCCGGAAGCCCAAGTACGAAAAGTCCCAATAGCCGATGGTGGAGAAGGCACTGTTGAAGCGCTGGTAACGGCAACAGGCGGCCAAATGATTTCGGAAAGAGTATTAGGTCCTTTAGGCACTCCGGTTCAAGCATTCTGGGGTATTCTCGGCGACGGCGAGACAGCAGTCATCGAGATGGCTGCCGCTTCCGGTCTTACCCTTGTACCGCCGGATCAACGTAATCCGCGTCATACTACAACCTACGGTACTGGACAATTAATGAAAGCCGCATTAAATCAGGGAATTCGTAAACTCGTCATCGGGATTGGCGGCAGTGCGACCAACGATGGAGGAGTAGGCATGGCCCAGGCTTTGGGTATAAAATTTCTGGATGCTGCAGGTAAGGAACTGCCTTTTGGAGGCTCAGCCCTATCAAATCTGTCAACGATAGATATGACAGATGCTGATCCCCGGTTGGCCGAAGCCACCATTCTGGTCGCCTGCGATGTAGATAACCCACTGTGCGGAGAAAAAGGAGCATCTGCAGTATATGGCCCGCAAAAAGGCGCCACACGGGAAATGATAACTGAACTGGATGCCGCCCTAAATCATTATGCCCGTATAGCCTGTGAAATCACAGGGAAAGACATTGCTAATCACCCTGGTGCCGGAGCGGCCGGAGGATTGGGAGCCGGTTTATTGTTCTTCACCAACGCCCAATTGAAACCTGGCGTAGAAATTGTACTGAATGCAACCAATTTTGCCGACATTGTTAAACAAGCTGATTTATTAATTACCGGTGAAGGCTGTACCGATTTTCAAACAGCTTTCGGTAAGGCTCCGGTAGGTGTAGCTAAAATCGCCAAACAGGCTAATGTTCCTACTGTTTGCCTGTCGGGTGGATTGGGCAATGGCTACCAAAGCGTTACCCAGCACGGCATTGACGCTCTCATGAGCATTGTTCCCAGACCTATGACACTGAATGAATGTATTGAATCAGCCGCAGATTTAATTCGAGAGGCTACTTCCAGACTTTGCCGGCTAATAGCAGTTGGCAGAAGCTTGTCTCCAAATAAATGA
- the cdaR_2 gene encoding Carbohydrate diacid regulator, translating into MIINNELAQQIVDKITPIVQQNINIMDSAGKIIGSGQKNRINTCHQGAIDVLQSSECIEIYPTDLDRYPGAQPGVNCPIILEGQIVGVVGVSGYPDEVRDTAKLVKMVAELILERELLIEEFKSYSHLLEQFAHLLLSENARNNYSQIIKIANLLRLELAVPRLAAVVNIHFSVEDAFNHYGSRELVFARKRENVNRLIEESGLINSQDVIIFGENQLVVLKSFSEDTEPAVFEQWGTDFLLLLSQCESQVPLGLGIGSLTGSPLQLCHSYNEALFVLNHCLSDDRVSSIYQFDVMAAYLVKEPGAVATCLAFKNLQDRLTGKVDLKYDMHNTIKSLLENNLNVSNAAKALFIHRNTLVFRLAKLKELTGLSPDRFFNHAILCKLLVMQ; encoded by the coding sequence ATGATTATAAATAACGAGTTAGCACAGCAGATTGTTGATAAAATAACGCCGATAGTTCAACAAAATATAAATATTATGGATAGTGCAGGTAAAATCATCGGCTCGGGTCAAAAAAACAGAATCAACACATGCCACCAAGGGGCCATAGATGTCCTGCAAAGCAGTGAATGTATAGAAATTTACCCTACTGATCTTGACCGTTATCCGGGGGCGCAGCCGGGTGTAAATTGCCCAATCATATTGGAAGGGCAGATTGTTGGTGTAGTGGGTGTTTCCGGTTACCCTGACGAGGTCAGAGATACCGCTAAATTGGTTAAAATGGTTGCTGAATTGATTTTGGAACGGGAACTGTTAATTGAAGAATTTAAATCTTACTCACACCTGCTGGAGCAATTTGCCCATCTGCTGTTATCGGAAAATGCCCGCAATAACTATTCCCAAATTATAAAAATAGCTAACTTGCTACGGTTGGAGTTGGCAGTACCCCGGCTAGCGGCAGTGGTAAACATTCATTTTTCAGTCGAAGATGCCTTCAATCACTATGGATCACGCGAACTGGTTTTTGCGAGAAAGAGGGAGAATGTGAACCGTTTGATCGAAGAATCAGGCCTAATTAATTCACAGGATGTTATCATTTTTGGCGAAAACCAACTGGTTGTGCTCAAGTCTTTTTCTGAAGATACTGAGCCGGCTGTATTTGAACAATGGGGCACTGATTTTTTACTGCTGTTAAGTCAATGTGAATCTCAGGTACCTCTTGGCCTCGGTATTGGCAGTTTAACAGGCTCGCCATTACAGTTATGCCATTCCTATAATGAGGCCTTATTTGTTTTGAACCATTGCTTGTCAGATGACAGAGTTTCATCAATCTACCAATTTGATGTGATGGCGGCCTACTTGGTAAAAGAGCCAGGGGCTGTTGCTACTTGCTTGGCTTTCAAGAATTTACAAGACCGGCTAACCGGAAAAGTTGACTTGAAGTACGATATGCACAATACTATCAAAAGTCTGCTGGAGAATAACCTGAACGTGTCCAATGCTGCCAAAGCCCTGTTTATTCACCGCAATACTCTTGTATTTAGACTGGCGAAATTAAAGGAGCTGACCGGGCTAAGTCCTGACCGGTTTTTTAATCATGCCATATTATGCAAGCTGCTGGTTATGCAATAG